One window of the Marmota flaviventris isolate mMarFla1 chromosome 2, mMarFla1.hap1, whole genome shotgun sequence genome contains the following:
- the Slc32a1 gene encoding vesicular inhibitory amino acid transporter gives MATLLRSKLSNVATSVSNKSQAKVSGMFARMGFQAATDEEAVGFAHCDDLDFEHRQGLQMDILKTEGEPCGDEGAEPPVEGDIHYQRGGGAPLPPSGSKDQAVGAGGEFGGHDKPKITAWEAGWNVTNAIQGMFVLGLPYAILHGGYLGLFLIIFAAVVCCYTGKILIACLYEENEDGEVVRVRDSYVAIANACCAPRFPTLGGRVVNVAQIIELVMTCILYVVVSGNLMYNSFPGLPVSQKSWSIIATAVLLPCAFLKNLKAVSKFSLLCTLAHFVINILVIAYCLSRARDWAWEKVKFYIDVKKFPISIGIIVFSYTSQIFLPSLEGNMQQPSEFHCMMNWTHIAACVLKGLFALVAYLTWADETKEVITDNLPGSIRAVVNIFLVAKALLSYPLPFFAAVEVLEKSLFQEGSRAFFPACYGGDGRLKSWGLTLRCALVVFTLLMAIYVPHFALLMGLTGSLTGAGLCFLLPSLFHLRLLWRKLLWHQVFFDVAIFVIGGICSVSGFVHSLEGLIEAYRTNAED, from the exons ATGGCCACTCTGCTCCGCAGCAAGCTGTCCAATGTGGCCACATCCGTGTCCAACAAGTCCCAGGCCAAGGTGAGTGGCATGTTTGCCAGGATGGGTTTTCAGGCGGCCACGGACGAGGAGGCCGTGGGCTTCGCGCACTGCGACGACCTAGACTTTGAGCACCGTCAAGGCCTGCAGATGGACATCCTGAAAACCGAAGGCGAGCCCTGTGGGGACGAGGGCGCCGAACCGCCCGTCGAGGGAGACATCCATTACCAACGCGGCGGCGGCGCTCCGCTCCCGCCCTCAGGCTCTAAGGACCAGGCAGTAGGGGCTGGTGGAGAGTTCGGGGGTCATGACAAGCCCAAGATCACGGCGTGGGAAGCGGGCTGGAACGTGACCAACGCCATTCAG GGCATGTTCGTGCTGGGCCTACCCTACGCCATCCTACACGGCGGTTACCTGGGGTTGTTCCTCATCATCTTCGCCGCGGTGGTGTGCTGTTACACCGGCAAGATCCTCATCGCTTGCCTGTACGAGGAAAACGAGGACGGCGAGGTTGTGCGAGTGCGGGACTCCTACGTGGCCATAGCCAACGCATGCTGTGCGCCGCGCTTCCCCACACTCGGCGGCCGCGTGGTCAACGTGGCGCAGATCATTGAGCTGGTGATGACTTGCATCCTTTATGTGGTGGTGAGCGGCAACCTCATGTACAACAGCTTCCCGGGGCTGCCCGTGTCGCAGAAGTCCTGGTCCATCATTGCCACAGCCGTGCTGCTGCCCTGCGCTTTCCTGAAGAACCTCAAGGCTGTATCCAAATTCAGTCTACTGTGCACTCTGGCCCACTTCGTCATCAATATCCTGGTCATAGCTTATTGCCTATCGCGAGCGCGTGACTGGGCCTGGGAGAAGGTCAAGTTCTACATTGATGTCAAGAAGTTTCCCATCTCCATCGGCATCATCGTGTTCAGCTACACGTCGCAGATTTTCCTGCCTTCGCTCGAGGGCAACATGCAGCAGCCCAGCGAGTTTCACTGCATGATGAACTGGACGCACATCGCCGCCTGCGTGCTCAAGGGCCTCTTCGCGCTGGTCGCCTACCTCACCTGGGCCGACGAGACCAAGGAGGTCATTACGGATAACCTGCCCGGCTCCATCCGCGCTGTGGTCAACATCTTTCTGGTGGCCAAGGCGCTCTTGTCCTACCCGCTGCCCTTCTTCGCTGCTGTCGAGGTGCTGGAGAAGTCGCTCTTCCAAGAAGGCAGCCGTGCCTTCTTCCCCGCCTGCTACGGAGGCGACGGGCGCCTCAAGTCTTGGGGGCTGACGCTGCGCTGCGCGCTTGTCGTCTTCACTCTGCTCATGGCCATCTATGTGCCACACTTCGCTCTGCTCATGGGCCTCACTGGCAGCCTCACGGGCGCCggcctctgcttcctgctgcccaGCCTCTTCCACCTGCGCCTGCTCTGGCGCAAGCTGCTGTGGCACCAAGTCTTCTTCGACGTCGCCATCTTCGTCATCGGTGGCATCTGCAGTGTGTCTGGCTTCGTGCATTCCCTCGAGGGCCTCATCGAGGCCTACCGAACCAACGCGGAGGACTAG
- the Actr5 gene encoding actin-related protein 5 isoform X2: MAANVFPFRDARAAPDPVLEVGPVAHGPLPLPLVLDNGSFQARAGWACPGPDPGPEPRLQFRAVCARGRGGARGGAGPQVGNALGSLEPLRWMLRSPFDRNVPVNLELQELLLDYSFQHLGVSSQGCVDHPIVLTEAVCNPLYSRQMMSELLFECYRIPKVAYGIDSLFSFYHNKPKNSVSCGLIISSGYQCTHILPILEGRLDAKNCKRINLGGSQAAGYLQRLLQLKYPGHLAAITLSRMEEILHEHSYIAEDYGEELQKWQCPDYYENNVHKMQLPFSSKLLGSTLTAEEKQERRQQQLRRLQELNARRREEKLQLDQERLDRLLYVQELLEDGQMDQFHKALIELNMDSPEELQSYIQKLSAAVEQAKQKILQAEVNLEVDVVDSKPETPDLEPLEPSLEDVESMNDFEPLFSEEAPEVEKPVTTVQPVFNLAAYHQLFVGTERIRAPEIIFQPSLIGEEQAGIAETLQYILDRYPKEVQERLVQNIFLTGGNVMYPGMKARMEKELLEMRPFQSSFQVQLASNPVLDAWYGARDWALDHMDDDEAWITRKDYEEKGGEYFKEHCASNIYVPIRLPKQASRTSESQAAGKGSGANEQA, encoded by the exons ATGGCGGCCAACGTGTTCCCGTTCCGCGACGCCCGAGCCGCGCCGGATCCGGTGCTGGAGGTCGGACCCGTGGCACACGGGCCGCTGCCCCTACCGCTGGTGCTGGACAATGGGTCGTTCCAGGCCCGTGCCGGCTGGGCGTGCCCCGGGCCGGATCCGGGCCCCGAGCCGCGCCTACAGTTCCGCGCGGTGTGCGCCCGCGGGCGCGGCGGGGCGCGAGGCGGAGCGGGCCCGCAGGTGGGCAACGCGCTGGGCAGCCTGGAGCCGCTCCGCTGGATGCTGCGCTCGCCCTTCGACCGCAACGTGCCCGTCAACCTGGAGCTGCAGGAGCTGCTGCTGGACTACAGCTTCCAGCACCTGGGCGTCTCCTCACAG GGTTGTGTGGATCATCCCATAGTTTTGACAGAAGCTGTGTGCAATCCTCTATATTCACGCCAAATGATGTCTGAACTCCTTTTTGAGTGCTACAGGATCCCCAAGGTTGCCTATGGAATAGACAGCCTCTTCAGCTTCTACCACAATAAGCCAAAGAACTCAGTTTCCTGTGGGCTCATCATTTCATCTGGATACCAGTGTACACATATTTTACCCATCTTAGAAGGAAG GCTAGATGCCAAAAACTGCAAACGCATCAATCTTGGAGGAAGCCAGGCAGCAGGTTACCTCCAGCGACTCCTCCAACTGAAGTATCCGGGGCACCTGGCGGCCATCACTCTCAGCCGCATGGAGGAGATCCTGCATGAGCACAGCTACATTGCTGAGGACTACGGGGAAG aattgcaaaAGTGGCAGTGCCCTGATTATTATGAGAACAATGTCCACAAGATGCAGCTTCCATTTTCCAGCAAGCTCCTGGGCAGCACTCTGACCGCTGAGGAGAAGCAGGAGAGGCGGCAGCAGCAGCTACGGCGGCTGCAGGAGCTCAATGCCCGACGGCGAGAGGAGAAGCTGCAGCTGGATCAGGAGCGACTGGACCGACTACTCTATGTTCAG GAACTTCTAGAGGATGGACAGATGGATCAGTTTCACAAAGCTCTGATAGAGCTGAACATGGACTCCCCAGAAGAGCTGCAGTCCTACATACAGAAGCTCAGTGCAGCAGTGGAGCAAGCGAAACAGAAAATCCTTCAAGCAGAAGTCAACCTCGAGGTGGATGTGGTGGACAGCAAGCCAGAG ACCCCTGACCTGGAGCCACTGGAGCCATCTCTAGAAGATGTGGAAAGCATGAATGATTTTGAGCCCTTGTTTTCAGAGGAAGCACCAGAAGTGGAGAAACCTGTCACCACTGTCCAG CCCGTGTTTAACTTGGCAGCATATCATCAGCTGTTTGTTGGGACAGAAAGAATCCGGGCTCCAGAAATTATTTTCCAGCCCTCGCTCATAGGAGAAGAGCAGGCGGGAATAGCGGAGACGCTTCAGTACATTCTGGACAG GTACCCAAAGGAAGTTCAGGAGAGACTGGTCCAGAACATTTTTCTCACTGGTGGGAATGTGATGTATCCTGGGATGAAAGCCAGAATGGAGAAGGAACTGCTGGAGATGAGACCCTTTCAGTCTTCTTTCCAG GTTCAGCTTGCCTCGAACCCCGTGCTGGATGCCTGGTATGGTGCTCGTGACTGGGCTTTGGACCACATGGACGACGATGAAGCCTGGATCACCAGGAAGGActatgaagaaaagggaggagagtACTTCAAGGAGCACTGTGCCTCCAACATCTATGTCCCCATTCGCCTGCCCAAGCAGGCCTCACGTACCTCAGAATCCCAGGCAGCAGGCAAAGGCTCAGGAGCCAACGAGCAGGCCTAG
- the Actr5 gene encoding actin-related protein 5 isoform X1, with protein sequence MAANVFPFRDARAAPDPVLEVGPVAHGPLPLPLVLDNGSFQARAGWACPGPDPGPEPRLQFRAVCARGRGGARGGAGPQVGNALGSLEPLRWMLRSPFDRNVPVNLELQELLLDYSFQHLGVSSQGCVDHPIVLTEAVCNPLYSRQMMSELLFECYRIPKVAYGIDSLFSFYHNKPKNSVSCGLIISSGYQCTHILPILEGRLDAKNCKRINLGGSQAAGYLQRLLQLKYPGHLAAITLSRMEEILHEHSYIAEDYGEELQKWQCPDYYENNVHKMQLPFSSKLLGSTLTAEEKQERRQQQLRRLQELNARRREEKLQLDQERLDRLLYVQELLEDGQMDQFHKALIELNMDSPEELQSYIQKLSAAVEQAKQKILQAEVNLEVDVVDSKPETPDLEPLEPSLEDVESMNDFEPLFSEEAPEVEKPVTTVQESWRAAAVPCTEDRNYTGIRGTAYHQLFVGTERIRAPEIIFQPSLIGEEQAGIAETLQYILDRYPKEVQERLVQNIFLTGGNVMYPGMKARMEKELLEMRPFQSSFQVQLASNPVLDAWYGARDWALDHMDDDEAWITRKDYEEKGGEYFKEHCASNIYVPIRLPKQASRTSESQAAGKGSGANEQA encoded by the exons ATGGCGGCCAACGTGTTCCCGTTCCGCGACGCCCGAGCCGCGCCGGATCCGGTGCTGGAGGTCGGACCCGTGGCACACGGGCCGCTGCCCCTACCGCTGGTGCTGGACAATGGGTCGTTCCAGGCCCGTGCCGGCTGGGCGTGCCCCGGGCCGGATCCGGGCCCCGAGCCGCGCCTACAGTTCCGCGCGGTGTGCGCCCGCGGGCGCGGCGGGGCGCGAGGCGGAGCGGGCCCGCAGGTGGGCAACGCGCTGGGCAGCCTGGAGCCGCTCCGCTGGATGCTGCGCTCGCCCTTCGACCGCAACGTGCCCGTCAACCTGGAGCTGCAGGAGCTGCTGCTGGACTACAGCTTCCAGCACCTGGGCGTCTCCTCACAG GGTTGTGTGGATCATCCCATAGTTTTGACAGAAGCTGTGTGCAATCCTCTATATTCACGCCAAATGATGTCTGAACTCCTTTTTGAGTGCTACAGGATCCCCAAGGTTGCCTATGGAATAGACAGCCTCTTCAGCTTCTACCACAATAAGCCAAAGAACTCAGTTTCCTGTGGGCTCATCATTTCATCTGGATACCAGTGTACACATATTTTACCCATCTTAGAAGGAAG GCTAGATGCCAAAAACTGCAAACGCATCAATCTTGGAGGAAGCCAGGCAGCAGGTTACCTCCAGCGACTCCTCCAACTGAAGTATCCGGGGCACCTGGCGGCCATCACTCTCAGCCGCATGGAGGAGATCCTGCATGAGCACAGCTACATTGCTGAGGACTACGGGGAAG aattgcaaaAGTGGCAGTGCCCTGATTATTATGAGAACAATGTCCACAAGATGCAGCTTCCATTTTCCAGCAAGCTCCTGGGCAGCACTCTGACCGCTGAGGAGAAGCAGGAGAGGCGGCAGCAGCAGCTACGGCGGCTGCAGGAGCTCAATGCCCGACGGCGAGAGGAGAAGCTGCAGCTGGATCAGGAGCGACTGGACCGACTACTCTATGTTCAG GAACTTCTAGAGGATGGACAGATGGATCAGTTTCACAAAGCTCTGATAGAGCTGAACATGGACTCCCCAGAAGAGCTGCAGTCCTACATACAGAAGCTCAGTGCAGCAGTGGAGCAAGCGAAACAGAAAATCCTTCAAGCAGAAGTCAACCTCGAGGTGGATGTGGTGGACAGCAAGCCAGAG ACCCCTGACCTGGAGCCACTGGAGCCATCTCTAGAAGATGTGGAAAGCATGAATGATTTTGAGCCCTTGTTTTCAGAGGAAGCACCAGAAGTGGAGAAACCTGTCACCACTGTCCAG GAGAGTTGGAGAGCCGCTGCTGTGCCATGCACAGAGGACAGAAACTACACTGGAATAAGAggtacag CATATCATCAGCTGTTTGTTGGGACAGAAAGAATCCGGGCTCCAGAAATTATTTTCCAGCCCTCGCTCATAGGAGAAGAGCAGGCGGGAATAGCGGAGACGCTTCAGTACATTCTGGACAG GTACCCAAAGGAAGTTCAGGAGAGACTGGTCCAGAACATTTTTCTCACTGGTGGGAATGTGATGTATCCTGGGATGAAAGCCAGAATGGAGAAGGAACTGCTGGAGATGAGACCCTTTCAGTCTTCTTTCCAG GTTCAGCTTGCCTCGAACCCCGTGCTGGATGCCTGGTATGGTGCTCGTGACTGGGCTTTGGACCACATGGACGACGATGAAGCCTGGATCACCAGGAAGGActatgaagaaaagggaggagagtACTTCAAGGAGCACTGTGCCTCCAACATCTATGTCCCCATTCGCCTGCCCAAGCAGGCCTCACGTACCTCAGAATCCCAGGCAGCAGGCAAAGGCTCAGGAGCCAACGAGCAGGCCTAG